One genomic window of Vigna radiata var. radiata cultivar VC1973A unplaced genomic scaffold, Vradiata_ver6 scaffold_154, whole genome shotgun sequence includes the following:
- the LOC106752584 gene encoding regulatory protein NPR5 translates to MSLEDSLRSLSLDYLNLLINGQAFSDVTFSVEGRLVHAHRCILAARSLFFRKFFCGPDPPSALDPAAPRLNSRSGVIPVNSVGYEVFLLMLQFLYSGQVSIVPPKHEARPNCGERGCWHTHCTSAVDLALDTLAAARYFGVEQLALLTQKQLASMVEKASIEDVMKVLLASRKQDMQQLWATCSHLVAKSGLPPEVLAKHLPIDIVAKIEELRIKSSMARRSLVPHHHHHPHHHHAALDLEDQKIRRMRRALDSSDVELVKLMVMGEGLNLDEALALPYAVENCSREVVKALLELGAADVNYPSGPAGKTPLHIAAEMVSPDMVAVLLDHHADPNVRTVDGVTPLDILRTLTSDFLFKGAVPGLTHIEPNKLRLCLELVQSAALVMSREEGNANNNNNNAPSNTAAPIYPPPMNEDHNSSSSSGNNNNNIGNLNLDSRLVYLNLGATASMSSRLDGGEEEREAMNTNMYHHHHSHDF, encoded by the exons ATGTCCCTTGAAGACTCTCTAAGATCTCTATCCCTCGATTACCTCAACCTCCTCATCAACGGCCAGGCCTTCAGCGACGTCACTTTCAGCGTCGAGGGTCGCCTCGTCCACGCCCACCGCTGCATACTCGCCGCCCGTAGCCTCTTCTTCCGCAAATTCTTCTGCGGCCCGGACCCTCCCTCCGCCCTCGACCCCGCCGCCCCGCGACTCAACTCGCGCTCCGGCGTCATCCCAGTCAACTCCGTCGGTTACGAGGTCTTCCTTCTCATGCTCCAGTTCCTCTACAGTGGCCAAGTCTCCATCGTCCCTCCCAAGCACGAGGCCCGTCCCAATTGCGGCGAGCGAGGCTGCTGGCACACGCATTGCACTTCCGCAGTCGATCTCGCCCTTGACACCCTCGCCGCCGCCAGATACTTCGGCGTCGAACAGCTTGCATTGCTTACCCag AAACAACTTGCGAGCATGGTGGAGAAGGCTTCCATAGAGGATGTAATGAAAGTGCTGTTGGCTTCGAGAAAGCAAGACATGCAGCAACTATGGGCCACTTGTTCTCACTTAGTAGCCAAATCAGGTCTTCCTCCCGAGGTTCTCGCCAAACACCTTCCCATAGACATTGTGGCCAAGATCGAAGAGCTACGTATCAAATCCTCCATGGCGCGCCGCTCCTTGGTGccacaccaccaccatcaccccCACCACCACCATGCCGCCCTCGATCTCGAGGACCAGAAAATCCGGCGAATGAGGCGTGCCCTGGACTCGTCTGACGTGGAACTCGTTAAGCTAATGGTAATGGGGGAGGGTCTCAACCTGGACGAAGCACTGGCCTTACCCTATGCGGTAGAGAACTGCAGCAGAGAGGTGGTGAAGGCATTGCTGGAACTCGGTGCAGCAGATGTCAACTACCCCTCCGGCCCCGCGGGGAAAACGCCGCTCCACATTGCGGCGGAGATGGTGTCACCTGACATGGTGGCCGTGCTGCTGGACCACCACGCGGACCCGAATGTGAGAACAGTTGATGGGGTCACGCCTTTGGACATCCTCAGAACCCTAACCTCGGATTTCCTCTTTAAGGGTGCCGTCCCAGGATTGACCCACATAGAACCCAATAAACTGAGGCTGTGTTTGGAGCTTGTTCAATCAGCAGCTCTTGTCATGTCAAGAGAAGAAGGTAATgcgaacaacaacaacaacaacgcTCCTTCGAATACCGCAGCACCCATTTACCCTCCCCCCATGAACGAGGACCATAACAGCAGTAGTAGCAGTggcaataacaacaacaacattggAAATCTGAACCTGGATTCAAGGTTGGTGTATCTGAACCTTGGTGCCACAGCTTCGATGAGTTCACGGTTGGACGGTGGTGAGGAGGAGAGGGAAGCCATGAACACAAACATGTACCACCATCACCACTCTCATGACTTCTAG
- the LOC106752522 gene encoding ganglioside-induced differentiation-associated protein 2: MGESSEDFSVVVLASDLGVDARPFLEHQQQQEEENWHDCSQYLFPDEDFSDLDQLQFLLLQGTDKNSNRILRIVGKYFPATVVSAERLKRYVFHKICSELPDEPFCIVYMHTTVQKEDNSPGITILRWIYEELPADFKDRLQIVYFIHPGLRSRLVIATVGRLFLSGGLYWKIKYVSRLQYLWDDIKKGEIEIPDFVKNHDDILENRPLTDYGIEPDPFHLTGMPSSTYSFGKYEERWAGRDYVS; encoded by the exons ATGGGTGAATCATCGGAGGATTTCTCTGTGGTGGTTTTGGCGTCGGACCTCGGCGTCGATGCGCGACCTTTCCTTGAACATCAACAGcaacaagaagaagagaatTGGCATGACTGTTCTCAATATCTCTTCCCCGATGAAGATTTCTCCGATCTCGATCAGTTGCAATTCCTCCTCCTCCAAGGCACCGACAAAAATTCCAATCGCATTCTCCGCATCGTCGGCAAGTACTTCCCCG CAACTGTTGTAAGTGCAGAACGACTGAAGAGATATGTGTTTCACAAGATCTGCAGTGAATTGCCGGATGAGCCATTCTGTATTGTTTACATGCACACCACCGTTCAGAAAGAGGATAATTCCCCTGGTATAACGATCTTAAGGTGGATTTATGAAGAACTTCCTGCTGATTTCAAGGACAGGCTTCAAATTGTGTATTTCATCCACCCTGGCCTTCGGTCCAGGCTAGTCATCGCTACTGTTGGCCGCCTCTTCTTGAGTGGAGG ATTATATTGGAAGATCAAGTATGTAAGCCGGCTTCAGTATCTCTGGGATGATATAAAGAAAGGAGAGATAGAAATACCGGATTTTGTGAAAAATCACGATGATATTCTTGAGAATAGACCACTCACAGATTATGGTATTGAACCTGATCCCTTTCACTTGACTGGGATGCCTTCATCTACCTACTCATTTGGAAAGTACGAGGAGAGATGGGCGGGAAGGGATTATGTGTCGTAG